One Bacillota bacterium DNA segment encodes these proteins:
- a CDS encoding radical SAM protein, with amino-acid sequence MATITEKEFKSILNKYKFIDSWFWLRYGINPYHGCRFGCIYCDSRSGKYRLPIEFEDTIIVKKNIKEMLDRRLSKARTLLPDVVGVFGATDPYQPAEADYKNTRQCLEVLAKHRYPVHTVTKSKLILRDLDLLETIGGNNWCTVSVTITTADSDVARFLEKRAPSPQARFDVIKTIKERTKHVQAGVLLIPIVPVLCDSGAALEEMFQRAKAAGADYILFGGMTLRDTQALWFLKHINEKCPVLISEYEELYRFKYAPDSYEGAYAPRGDYALKLHKTLFALCDKYQIPYRIKRYIPDDFRRINYLTAEKLLNEAYRLQMTGKAWNGIFWAGQNIQNLKESVADVAKKNELQKILNVNAKIESFIRKSIGV; translated from the coding sequence ATGGCGACGATAACCGAAAAAGAGTTCAAGTCGATTTTAAACAAATACAAATTCATCGACAGCTGGTTCTGGTTGAGGTACGGGATCAACCCGTACCACGGCTGCCGGTTCGGCTGCATTTACTGCGATTCGAGGAGCGGCAAGTACCGTCTTCCCATTGAATTCGAAGACACGATCATCGTCAAGAAAAACATTAAAGAGATGCTGGACCGGCGGCTGTCCAAAGCCAGAACCCTGCTGCCGGACGTTGTCGGCGTGTTCGGTGCGACCGACCCCTATCAACCCGCTGAAGCCGATTACAAAAACACGCGCCAATGCCTTGAGGTCCTCGCAAAGCACAGATACCCCGTCCATACCGTCACCAAATCAAAACTGATTCTTCGCGACCTGGACCTGCTGGAGACCATCGGCGGGAACAACTGGTGCACCGTTTCCGTGACCATCACCACCGCCGATTCGGACGTAGCGCGGTTTTTGGAGAAAAGGGCGCCGTCCCCCCAGGCAAGGTTCGACGTCATAAAGACCATAAAGGAAAGAACGAAGCACGTCCAGGCCGGGGTGTTACTCATCCCCATCGTCCCCGTTCTCTGCGACTCCGGCGCCGCGCTGGAGGAGATGTTTCAAAGAGCGAAAGCCGCGGGGGCAGACTACATCCTTTTCGGCGGTATGACCTTGCGGGACACGCAGGCGCTGTGGTTTCTCAAGCATATCAACGAAAAATGTCCCGTGCTTATCTCCGAGTATGAGGAACTGTACCGGTTCAAGTACGCCCCGGATTCTTACGAAGGGGCCTACGCGCCGCGCGGCGACTACGCCCTCAAACTGCACAAAACGCTCTTCGCCCTGTGCGATAAGTATCAAATACCTTACCGGATAAAACGTTACATCCCGGACGATTTCAGGAGAATCAACTACCTGACCGCCGAAAAACTCCTCAATGAAGCCTACCGGCTCCAGATGACGGGGAAGGCGTGGAACGGCATCTTCTGGGCGGGCCAGAACATCCAGAACCTGAAGGAATCCGTAGCTGATGTGGCCAAGAAGAACGAGCTGCAAAAAATCCTAAACGTTAACGCTAAGATCGAATCGTTCATCAGAAAGAGCATCGGGGTGTGA
- a CDS encoding diacylglycerol kinase family protein, whose product MNTRRQKSPGDMQQLSGGVPACPPKKIGLVVNPAAGNGSVRRVWPEIARLLTGAGLNFTYGFTDRPGVGAELARKVLGQGCDCVVAVGGDGTVNEVVNGLLAEDIPARARLGIIPCGTGRDFARTLGIPRSPAGAVARLVEGRALLVDVGLITFSTEDNGASRRYFLNVADAGLGGETAARVNGAGKQLGGFWSFLRGALVTVSAYRPKTVRIDIDGDVSGQIDITTVALANGRYFGGGMFIAPQARMDDGLFDVVVIRGMPRLELALNLLKVYGGRHLDHPKVNLRRGRCIVIDSRERVCVEADGEPAGYLPAEFSLVPDAVRVIC is encoded by the coding sequence ATGAATACACGCAGACAAAAATCGCCGGGAGATATGCAACAACTATCCGGCGGCGTTCCCGCGTGCCCCCCAAAGAAAATCGGTTTAGTGGTGAATCCGGCTGCCGGCAACGGGTCGGTACGGCGGGTCTGGCCGGAAATCGCCCGGCTCTTAACCGGCGCCGGGCTTAATTTCACGTACGGGTTTACGGACCGGCCCGGCGTCGGAGCAGAGCTCGCGCGCAAAGTCCTGGGCCAGGGTTGCGACTGCGTCGTCGCCGTCGGCGGGGACGGCACGGTCAACGAGGTCGTGAACGGTCTGCTTGCGGAGGACATCCCTGCCCGGGCGCGGCTGGGGATCATCCCCTGCGGTACAGGGAGGGATTTTGCCCGTACCCTCGGCATCCCCCGGTCACCCGCCGGGGCGGTCGCGCGGCTGGTCGAAGGAAGGGCGCTTCTGGTCGACGTGGGGCTAATCACGTTCAGCACGGAGGATAACGGCGCTTCCCGGCGTTATTTTTTGAACGTCGCCGACGCCGGTCTGGGGGGTGAAACCGCCGCGCGCGTCAACGGCGCCGGTAAACAACTTGGCGGATTCTGGTCTTTTCTGAGGGGCGCGCTCGTTACCGTGTCCGCCTACCGTCCTAAGACGGTGCGTATCGATATCGACGGAGACGTTTCCGGACAGATCGACATAACCACCGTCGCTCTGGCAAACGGCCGGTACTTCGGCGGCGGTATGTTTATCGCCCCGCAGGCGAGGATGGACGACGGACTTTTTGACGTCGTGGTCATCCGCGGCATGCCGCGCCTCGAACTCGCGCTGAACCTTTTAAAGGTATACGGCGGCAGGCACCTGGACCACCCAAAAGTGAACCTCCGGCGCGGGCGCTGTATAGTTATCGACTCCCGTGAGCGTGTCTGTGTCGAAGCCGACGGCGAGCCGGCAGGCTATTTACCGGCTGAATTTTCATTAGTTCCGGACGCCGTCCGGGTGATCTGCTGA
- a CDS encoding nucleotidyltransferase domain-containing protein, with product MVDGEDLNKATERLVSGFQPHKIILFGSQARGTADQRSDVDILVVCPISGSRRALMVAMDRALRGLKFARDIIVLTPEEFERDRHIPGTVARPAWREGKVLYERSR from the coding sequence TTGGTAGACGGCGAAGATCTGAATAAGGCTACGGAGCGGTTGGTTTCCGGTTTTCAGCCGCATAAAATAATCCTCTTTGGTTCGCAGGCGCGGGGAACCGCCGATCAGCGCAGCGACGTGGATATTCTTGTTGTATGTCCCATTTCCGGAAGTCGACGGGCGCTCATGGTGGCGATGGACCGGGCCTTGCGCGGGTTGAAATTTGCAAGAGATATCATTGTGCTCACTCCGGAAGAATTTGAACGCGACCGCCATATCCCCGGTACGGTGGCGCGACCGGCGTGGAGAGAAGGGAAAGTTCTCTATGAGCGTAGTCGATAG
- a CDS encoding SIR2 family protein: MTEIIDDLSLLNDQSFSDAISELENLMSQSDRAFLLGAGCSRCAGLPLTIELTEEVIKSLKDGSTNRTLLQSVIDCFAGADQVTIEDYMSELIDLLAIAKRRKQCGVSQATINLVGKTYELTDLENALDEIKQRISDCIDKPVSIDMHKRFVTAIHRTLRTGKAKIKAVDYFILNYDTLIEDALALERLSYVDGFNGGATGWWDAGSFENDEVVARVLKIHGSLDWCLLEDDTLPRRIRSGKALSTIFPREKVLIWPAATKYQETQLNPYAQVLEVMRRSLRPYVGSEVVLTICGYRFGDSHVNIELEKALHESDGRLTYLIFTELDEPAGVIKEWLETPEIKDQVRIYAKRGFFHGKKAIASSVDLPWWKFETLVRLLGGER, translated from the coding sequence ATGACAGAAATCATTGATGATCTTAGTCTACTCAATGACCAGTCTTTTTCTGATGCCATTAGCGAACTTGAAAACCTTATGTCACAAAGTGATCGGGCGTTTTTACTTGGTGCCGGGTGTAGTCGCTGCGCAGGACTTCCTTTAACTATAGAATTGACAGAAGAAGTGATAAAAAGTTTAAAAGATGGATCAACAAATAGAACACTTTTACAATCCGTAATAGACTGCTTTGCGGGCGCTGATCAAGTCACTATCGAAGATTATATGAGCGAACTTATTGATTTGCTGGCTATTGCTAAACGTCGAAAACAATGTGGTGTATCTCAGGCCACGATTAATTTGGTTGGGAAAACGTATGAATTGACAGATCTAGAGAATGCATTGGATGAAATCAAACAAAGAATATCTGACTGTATCGACAAGCCTGTAAGTATTGATATGCATAAACGATTTGTCACAGCTATACACAGAACATTGCGAACAGGGAAAGCCAAAATCAAAGCAGTTGACTATTTTATACTTAACTACGATACATTGATTGAAGATGCACTTGCCCTAGAGCGCTTATCTTACGTTGATGGCTTTAACGGTGGCGCAACCGGATGGTGGGACGCAGGGTCTTTTGAGAATGATGAAGTAGTTGCACGTGTGTTAAAAATTCATGGATCACTTGACTGGTGTTTATTAGAAGATGATACACTTCCGCGGCGCATACGTTCAGGAAAGGCTTTATCAACCATATTTCCTAGAGAAAAGGTTTTGATCTGGCCTGCGGCTACAAAATACCAGGAAACCCAACTCAATCCTTATGCACAAGTTTTGGAAGTTATGAGGCGTTCCTTAAGGCCGTACGTTGGATCCGAAGTCGTTCTTACAATATGTGGTTACCGGTTCGGTGATTCGCATGTGAATATCGAACTTGAAAAGGCTTTACATGAATCAGACGGTCGCCTAACCTATCTTATCTTTACTGAACTTGACGAGCCAGCAGGTGTAATTAAAGAATGGTTAGAAACACCGGAAATAAAGGACCAGGTGCGGATTTACGCGAAGCGCGGGTTTTTTCACGGCAAGAAGGCTATTGCTTCCAGCGTAGATTTGCCATGGTGGAAGTTTGAGACCCTTGTGAGATTGCTTGGAGGAGAACGATGA
- a CDS encoding DUF87 domain-containing protein, translated as MMIYSHNPNDPVENLAIGKIIEVDGNHIVAELASNIHELSRIFGGETYRIGQFGSIVKVHFGRRIIYGYVGRLRMKTEYDKEIGVTPIPSDARIIEADLFGEGEWVLDTKVTPSEWRLCFDRGVSTFPLPQQTIYLTPSEELRFIYGHGKGATIHIGEHVGSGGTPCYADINEFIGKHTAILGSTGAGKSGAVAAILHSLLERGTTMKYSCWTPRIVVLDPHNEYGSAFPLHKRLSTDEGSLSLPYWLLNLQETISLFIGKTEFVATSQANIVKTALLNARTAAAAGISLDPKQLTVDSPTPYCLDKFKEEINSQRPPGHNKKEQEPFDSVINKLEVLQRDARMNFLMLPWDKTSDPFSCIMSQFIGEGNPIRIVDLSGVPNEVAGITSAVIARSLFNFKIWQNVKEREAEPILLVCEEAHRYVPNRGEAQYEAAQEAIRRIAKEGRKYGLGLFLVSQRPSEVEATVLSQCNTWIVLRITNDIDREHVRSILPDSLAGLSKVLSGLRRQEAIFVGQAAMLPSRILIRTLVTEQLPRSYDIDFEKGWQNPPMTNERIAEIANRWRLQKRENE; from the coding sequence ATGATGATTTATAGCCATAATCCTAATGATCCAGTAGAAAACCTTGCTATCGGAAAGATAATTGAAGTTGACGGGAATCACATTGTTGCTGAACTTGCCTCTAATATACACGAACTGTCGCGGATATTTGGTGGGGAAACATACAGAATCGGGCAATTCGGTTCTATCGTCAAAGTTCACTTTGGTAGGCGTATTATTTACGGTTATGTTGGCCGGTTAAGAATGAAGACCGAGTACGATAAGGAAATAGGTGTTACCCCTATACCCTCGGACGCTCGAATAATAGAAGCTGACCTATTTGGCGAAGGAGAATGGGTACTCGACACCAAAGTAACTCCGTCAGAATGGAGATTATGCTTCGATCGTGGTGTTTCAACCTTTCCTTTGCCGCAACAAACAATATATTTAACGCCTAGTGAAGAGCTGCGCTTTATTTACGGACATGGTAAAGGCGCAACGATCCATATCGGTGAACACGTTGGATCTGGAGGTACTCCGTGTTATGCAGATATTAATGAATTTATAGGTAAGCATACCGCAATTCTTGGCTCAACGGGTGCCGGAAAGTCGGGTGCTGTTGCTGCTATACTCCATTCTTTGCTTGAACGCGGTACAACAATGAAGTACAGTTGTTGGACGCCTCGCATTGTCGTTTTAGATCCCCATAACGAATATGGGTCAGCATTTCCTTTACACAAACGTTTATCTACTGATGAAGGTTCGCTATCCCTGCCTTATTGGCTTTTAAATTTACAGGAAACCATTTCGCTTTTTATCGGAAAGACTGAGTTTGTAGCGACTTCTCAGGCAAATATTGTTAAGACGGCATTGCTTAATGCCAGAACTGCTGCGGCTGCTGGGATTAGCCTTGATCCCAAACAATTAACAGTCGATTCACCGACCCCCTATTGTCTTGATAAGTTTAAAGAAGAAATTAATTCGCAAAGACCACCTGGACACAATAAAAAAGAGCAGGAACCTTTTGATTCTGTTATTAATAAGTTGGAAGTTCTTCAACGCGACGCTCGAATGAATTTCCTCATGTTGCCATGGGATAAAACTTCAGATCCTTTCTCATGTATAATGTCGCAGTTCATTGGAGAAGGAAACCCTATTAGAATAGTAGATTTGTCGGGAGTTCCAAATGAAGTTGCCGGAATCACCAGCGCAGTAATTGCCAGAAGTCTTTTTAATTTTAAGATTTGGCAAAATGTTAAAGAACGGGAGGCAGAACCTATATTATTAGTTTGCGAAGAAGCTCATCGCTATGTACCCAATCGAGGCGAGGCCCAGTACGAGGCCGCTCAAGAAGCGATCCGCCGAATTGCCAAGGAAGGTCGTAAATATGGGCTGGGATTGTTTCTTGTTTCCCAGCGTCCGAGTGAGGTAGAGGCAACAGTTTTGTCTCAATGTAATACGTGGATAGTTCTGAGAATTACTAACGATATTGATCGGGAGCATGTTCGATCTATTCTTCCCGATTCCCTTGCTGGTTTATCCAAGGTATTATCAGGGTTGAGGCGTCAAGAAGCAATCTTTGTAGGACAAGCAGCAATGCTACCTTCGCGAATTTTGATACGTACTTTAGTTACAGAACAACTACCGCGTTCCTATGATATTGATTTTGAAAAAGGTTGGCAGAACCCGCCGATGACAAATGAAAGAATAGCTGAGATAGCTAATCGTTGGCGGCTACAGAAAAGAGAAAATGAGTAG
- a CDS encoding four helix bundle protein yields MSSVKSYQDLIVWQKSIDLVQKTYQFTQRFPKEEIYGLTLQIRRAAVSIPANIAEGQARNSTGEFKQFLGMAKGSLAELETLLILSEKLTFLERTNAEELL; encoded by the coding sequence ATGAGCTCTGTAAAAAGTTATCAGGATTTGATAGTTTGGCAGAAATCAATCGACTTGGTGCAAAAGACTTATCAGTTTACGCAGCGATTTCCCAAAGAAGAGATCTATGGGTTAACATTGCAAATCAGAAGGGCCGCGGTATCGATTCCGGCGAACATAGCGGAGGGACAAGCAAGGAACAGCACGGGAGAGTTCAAACAGTTCCTCGGGATGGCGAAGGGCTCGCTGGCCGAATTGGAAACGCTGCTGATTTTATCAGAGAAATTGACCTTCTTGGAGAGGACAAACGCAGAAGAATTGTTGTAG
- a CDS encoding BPTD_3080 family restriction endonuclease, which translates to MSSRNTINRLIINSPYEEPKQYWSYDRETRLFSLKEGRRPAGYVIASEHSKTFDDPGVFIELPLVNQIRPRVKAWREAGYPGVTGITKRLLEHWLNPEEREYRRFFFCQLEAIETLIWLAEAPAAEKVGIEIPSDGGPFLRHCAKMATGTGKTIVMAMLIAWQVLNKVTYPQDTRFSKNVFVIAPGLTVKNRLQVLVPAGTNNYYEEFNICPGGLLDRLRQGKVLIRNWHVLNWETEEQVAKKKSVDKRGAKSNEAYIRDVLGELAGVKNIIVINDEAHHAWRVPAESKVKGLKKEDIEQATKWIGGLDRIHTGRGILSCYDFSATPFAPSGKKSSEEALFGWIVSDFGLNDAIESGLVKTPRVVVRDDGVPDAKTYKSRLYHIYEWVKDDLNRKAEEQEPLPDLVINGYYLLGKDWLEAAKTWGAQGFRTPPVMISVANRTETAARIKYAFDHKKIRIDELCIPERTLHIDSKVLDMAEAQEESGFFIDAVEDEETKDDSARKLSKKEKAELLRQTVDTVGQAGKPGEQIQKVISVGMLSEGWDAKTVTHVMGLRAFSSQLLCEQVVGRGLRRTSYEINPETGLFDAEYVNIFGVPFTFLPHESQDGPPPPPPPPKTKIEPVKEKQRYEINWPNIIRIDHVYKPELKLNVNEVKPLELNAYETPTLAELAPIIEGKPDVTKISEINLEDLGRKYRTQKIVFESAAEVFDQMKPNWKGKREYLLAQVIRLVERFIKSDKIHISPALFNHSEIKRRILLTLNMSKVVHHIWGAIRSENTEAVVPVFDGERPIRSTGDMRPWYTSKPCEYTKKSHINLCVFDSAWEASDAFELDRNPNVAAWVKNDHLGFEVLYVYKGVVRKYRPDFIIRLITGEFLILETKGQETEQDKRKHESLDEWVKAVNAQGGFGRWRWAVTREPGEITVVLVECGSAIHCPA; encoded by the coding sequence ATGAGTAGTAGAAACACTATCAATAGACTTATCATTAACTCCCCCTACGAGGAGCCTAAGCAGTATTGGAGCTACGACCGGGAGACCCGTTTGTTCTCGTTAAAAGAAGGCAGGCGTCCGGCCGGGTACGTTATTGCCTCTGAACATTCCAAGACTTTTGATGATCCGGGAGTGTTTATCGAACTGCCCCTCGTAAACCAGATTCGCCCCCGCGTGAAGGCATGGCGTGAAGCGGGATACCCCGGCGTCACGGGAATAACCAAACGGTTGCTGGAACACTGGTTGAACCCGGAGGAGCGGGAATACCGGCGGTTTTTCTTCTGCCAGTTGGAAGCGATAGAGACGCTTATCTGGCTTGCCGAAGCGCCGGCGGCGGAAAAGGTCGGCATAGAAATCCCGTCGGACGGCGGGCCGTTTCTGCGGCATTGCGCTAAAATGGCTACCGGCACGGGCAAGACGATTGTTATGGCGATGCTGATCGCCTGGCAGGTGCTGAACAAGGTTACTTACCCGCAGGACACTCGTTTTTCTAAGAACGTTTTTGTTATAGCGCCGGGACTTACGGTGAAAAACCGCTTACAGGTTCTTGTTCCGGCTGGAACCAATAACTATTATGAGGAGTTTAACATTTGCCCCGGGGGTCTGTTGGACAGGCTTCGGCAGGGGAAGGTGCTTATCCGCAACTGGCACGTGCTGAACTGGGAAACGGAGGAGCAGGTCGCCAAGAAGAAAAGCGTGGACAAACGGGGCGCCAAAAGTAACGAAGCTTATATTCGGGATGTTCTCGGTGAGCTTGCGGGTGTGAAAAATATTATTGTTATCAACGATGAAGCGCACCATGCCTGGCGTGTGCCCGCAGAATCAAAAGTAAAAGGTTTGAAAAAGGAGGATATAGAGCAGGCCACTAAATGGATCGGCGGTCTGGACCGGATTCATACCGGCCGCGGAATCCTTTCGTGCTACGATTTTTCGGCGACACCGTTTGCTCCGTCAGGAAAGAAAAGTTCGGAAGAAGCGTTATTCGGCTGGATAGTAAGCGATTTCGGACTGAACGACGCCATCGAATCCGGGCTGGTCAAGACGCCCCGGGTTGTGGTTCGCGACGACGGGGTTCCGGACGCCAAGACGTATAAATCGAGACTTTACCACATTTACGAGTGGGTTAAAGACGACCTGAACCGGAAGGCGGAGGAGCAAGAGCCCCTGCCGGATTTGGTCATCAACGGGTATTACCTGTTAGGAAAAGACTGGCTGGAAGCGGCTAAAACATGGGGGGCGCAGGGGTTCCGGACGCCCCCGGTTATGATTTCCGTCGCCAACCGGACGGAAACAGCGGCGCGCATCAAATATGCGTTTGACCACAAAAAGATCCGTATTGATGAACTCTGTATTCCCGAAAGAACGCTGCATATTGACTCCAAGGTACTCGATATGGCAGAGGCGCAGGAAGAGAGCGGTTTCTTTATCGACGCCGTGGAAGATGAGGAGACGAAAGACGACTCTGCACGGAAGCTGTCCAAGAAGGAAAAGGCAGAACTTCTGCGCCAAACCGTCGATACGGTGGGGCAGGCAGGAAAACCGGGAGAGCAGATCCAAAAGGTGATCTCGGTCGGCATGCTGTCGGAAGGCTGGGATGCAAAGACCGTTACCCATGTAATGGGCCTGCGTGCTTTTTCCAGCCAATTGTTGTGTGAGCAAGTAGTAGGAAGGGGTCTGAGGAGAACATCTTACGAGATCAACCCTGAGACGGGATTGTTCGATGCGGAGTACGTAAACATTTTCGGCGTCCCGTTTACTTTTCTGCCGCACGAATCGCAGGACGGGCCACCGCCTCCGCCACCGCCGCCGAAGACTAAGATAGAACCTGTCAAGGAAAAGCAGCGGTATGAGATCAACTGGCCGAATATCATTCGCATTGATCATGTTTACAAGCCGGAACTGAAACTGAATGTAAATGAAGTAAAGCCCTTGGAATTAAATGCTTATGAAACGCCGACATTAGCGGAGCTTGCGCCTATTATCGAGGGTAAGCCCGATGTCACCAAGATTTCGGAGATTAATCTCGAAGATCTGGGCCGGAAATACCGAACCCAAAAGATTGTGTTTGAATCGGCGGCAGAAGTATTCGACCAGATGAAACCGAATTGGAAGGGGAAAAGAGAGTACTTGCTTGCCCAGGTAATCCGGCTCGTGGAAAGGTTCATTAAGTCTGACAAGATTCACATTTCCCCTGCTCTTTTTAATCATAGTGAAATAAAGCGCCGGATACTGCTGACGCTTAACATGAGCAAAGTGGTGCACCATATTTGGGGAGCCATCCGTTCAGAGAATACGGAAGCCGTGGTCCCGGTGTTCGACGGCGAAAGGCCCATTCGTTCAACAGGCGATATGCGGCCATGGTACACATCAAAACCCTGCGAGTATACAAAGAAGTCGCATATCAACCTGTGTGTTTTTGACAGCGCCTGGGAAGCCAGCGATGCCTTTGAATTGGACCGGAATCCGAATGTCGCTGCGTGGGTGAAGAACGACCATCTGGGGTTCGAGGTCCTTTATGTATATAAGGGTGTCGTACGTAAGTACCGTCCGGATTTCATCATCCGGCTGATAACGGGCGAGTTTCTTATTCTCGAAACAAAGGGTCAGGAGACTGAGCAGGACAAAAGAAAGCATGAATCTTTGGACGAATGGGTGAAAGCGGTTAACGCTCAAGGCGGTTTCGGCCGCTGGCGCTGGGCAGTAACCCGTGAACCCGGCGAAATTACGGTGGTGCTTGTGGAATGCGGGAGTGCCATACATTGCCCTGCGTGA
- a CDS encoding ECF transporter S component, with amino-acid sequence MRTVWRRIRVPLAVLVILAVVGAELSGHSFSGGRNWGLPAFGMVAAALLLMFWAFEEKRVSSREIAVIAVLSTLAAVSRIPFAFLPNLQPVTFIVVLSGYVFGARAGIMVGITAALVSNFFLGQGPWTPWQMFAWGTAGATAGFLRFPPRFDRGGRVVCLFLWGYLFGWIMNLWFWTGFIRPLNWQTFLATYLVSAWLDTFHAAGNVVFYLVFGERFTKILLRFRKKLRVESPAFPAAG; translated from the coding sequence ATGCGCACGGTTTGGCGCCGAATCAGGGTCCCGCTGGCCGTACTGGTCATCCTGGCGGTCGTCGGGGCGGAACTGTCCGGCCACAGCTTTTCGGGCGGCAGGAACTGGGGCCTCCCGGCCTTCGGAATGGTGGCCGCCGCCCTGCTGCTGATGTTTTGGGCCTTCGAGGAAAAGCGGGTCTCCTCACGGGAAATCGCCGTCATAGCGGTGTTAAGCACCCTGGCGGCGGTAAGCCGTATCCCCTTCGCGTTCCTGCCTAACCTCCAGCCGGTGACCTTCATCGTCGTGCTGTCCGGGTACGTTTTCGGCGCCCGTGCCGGTATCATGGTCGGGATTACGGCGGCGCTGGTTTCAAACTTCTTTCTCGGGCAGGGACCGTGGACACCCTGGCAGATGTTCGCCTGGGGAACGGCCGGGGCGACCGCGGGGTTTTTGCGGTTTCCGCCGCGGTTCGACCGCGGGGGGAGGGTCGTTTGTCTTTTTCTTTGGGGGTACCTCTTCGGCTGGATCATGAACCTCTGGTTCTGGACGGGGTTCATCCGCCCGCTCAACTGGCAGACCTTCCTGGCGACGTATTTGGTCAGCGCTTGGCTCGATACCTTCCACGCCGCGGGCAACGTGGTTTTCTACCTGGTTTTCGGCGAGCGTTTCACGAAAATCCTGCTGCGGTTTCGAAAGAAGCTGAGGGTCGAATCTCCGGCGTTTCCCGCCGCCGGTTGA